From one Anguilla rostrata isolate EN2019 chromosome 12, ASM1855537v3, whole genome shotgun sequence genomic stretch:
- the LOC135236590 gene encoding olfactory receptor 51E1-like: MENGSVVTSFILMAYTELEDHRYVYFTGFLLLFILMVLINIILIIVIYIEAGLHEPMYFLLCSLALNGIYATISLLPSVLVNLMSHTYEISLTACLLQIFCIHTCVSVEFTILAVMGYDRYVAICHPLHYHQLMSHRKVCTLMALSWIYPCTIFGLYFILTVQRTFCGRIIEKAYCVNFELVKLSCFETSIQSKVGFAVTIFVIVPQLLMILFSYAQILRICMYASKESQAKALQTCTPHILAVINNAVGILFEIMQTRFNVSHIPNKALLFMSLYFIIIPPLFNPVIYGISIQAIRVQIFKRFTGKKNKLIM; the protein is encoded by the coding sequence ATGGAGAATGGATCAGTGGTGACATCATTCATATTGATGGCATACACTGAACTGGAAGACCATAGATATGTATACTTCACAGGTTTCCTGTTATTGTTCATCCTTATggtattaataaatataattcttATTATAGTCATTTACATTGAAGCAGGTCTCCATGAACCCATGTATTTTCTTCTGTGTAGCTTAGCACTGAATGGAATTTATGCCACTATATCTTTATTACCATCAGTACTTGTTAATTTAATGTCTCATACTTATGAAATATCTCTGACTGCTTGTCTTTTACAGATCTTTTGTATACACACATGTGTTTCAGTTGAATTTACTATTTTAGCCGTGATGGGCTATGACCGGTACGTCGCCATTTGTCATCCACTACACTATCACCAATTAATGTCTCATAGAAAAGTGTGCACCCTTATGGCATTATCCTGGATTTATCCATGTACTATTTTTGGACTCTATTTCATATTAACTGTACAGCGGACATTTTGTGGCAGGATCATAGAAAAAGCATATTGTGTCAATTTTGAATTAGTTAAACTGTCTTGTTTTGAAACTTCTATTCAGAGCAAAGTTGGCTTTGCTGTAACTATTTTTGTAATTGTGCCACAGCTGCTCATGATACTATTTTCCTATGCACAAATACTCAGAATCTGTATGTATGCTTCTAAGGAATCTCAGGCCAAAGCTCTTCAAACATGCACCCCACACATACTGGCTGTGATTAACAATGCAGTGGGTATACTTTTTGAAATCATGCAGACTCGTTTCAACGTGAGTCATATACCTAATAAAGCTCTCTTATTCATGTCCCTTTACTTCATTATAATTCCCCCATTGTTTAATCCTGTAATTTATGGAATTAGCATTCAAGCAATCAGGGTTCAGATTTTCAAACGGTTTACTGGTAAGAAAAATAagttaataatgtaa
- the LOC135235738 gene encoding olfactory receptor 6E1-like, with the protein MENGSVVTSFILIQYTEFEDHRYLYFTGFLLLFILMLLTNVIVIIVIYIERCLHEPMYFFVCNLAVNGFYGTVSLLPSVLVNLMSHTYEISLTACLLQIFCVHTYGSVEFSILAVMGYDRYVAICHPLHYHQLMSHRKLCTLIALSWIYPCILFGLYFRLTVQRTFCDRIMEKMYCINFAVVPLSCSETSFQSKIGFVVTFFVVVPQLLMILFSYAQILRICLSASKESQTKALQTCTPHLLSVINYSVGCLFEVFQSRFNMSHVPYKARIFLSLYILIFPPVFNPVIYGISIQAIRVQIFKPFNTWKNKLTPLQVMRK; encoded by the coding sequence ATGGAGAATGGATCAGTGGTGACATCATTCATATTGATTCAATACACCGAATTCGAAGACCACAGATATCTATACTTCACAGGTTTCCTGTTATTGTTCATCCTTATGCTATTAACCAATGTAATTGTTATTATAGTAATTTACATTGAGAGATGTCTCCATGAAcccatgtatttttttgtgtgtaactTAGCAGTGAATGGATTTTATGGCACTGTATCTTTATTACCCTCAGTACTTGTTAATTTAATGTCTCATACTTATGAAATATCTCTGACTGCTTGCCTTTTACAGATCTtttgtgtacacacatatgGTTCAGTTGAATTTAGTATTTTAGCCGTGATGGGCTATGACCGTTATGTCGCCATTTGTCATCCATTACACTATCACCAATTAATGTCTCATAGAAAATTGTGCACTCTTATTGCATTGTCCTGGATTTATCCTTGTATTCTTTTTGGACTCTATTTCAGATTAACTGTACAGCGGACATTTTGTGACAGGATCATGGAAAAGATGTACTGTATCAATTTTGCAGTAGTCCCATTGTCCTGTTCTGAAACTTCTTTTCAGAGCAAAATTGGCTTTGTTGTAactttttttgtagttgttccacaGCTGCTCATGATACTGTTTTCTTATGCACAAATACTCAGAATCTGCCTGTCTGCTTCTAAGGAATCTCAGACCAAAGCTCTTCAAACATGCACCCCACACCTACTGTCTGTGATTAATTATTCTGTGGGATGCTTATTTGAGGTCTTCCAGAGTCGTTTCAACATGAGTCATGTACCATATAAAGCTCGCATATTCCTGTCTCTTTACATTCTGATATTTCCCCCAGTTTTTAATCCTGTCATTTATGGAATTAGCATTCAAGCCATTAGGGTTCAAATTTTCAAACCGTTTAATACTTGGAAAAACAAGTTAACTCCACTGCAGGTGATGAGGAAGTAG
- the LOC135236460 gene encoding olfactory receptor 6E1-like, producing MENGSVVTSFILRAYTELENHRYLYFTSFLLLFFLMILTNILLIIVIYIERSLHEPMYFFVCNLAVNGLYGSLSVLPSVLVNLMSHTYEISLTSCLLQIFCIHTYGVGEFTILGIMGYDRYVAICHPLHYHQLMSLRKVCILIALSWIYPYVLFGLFFKLTVERTFCDRIMEKMYCINFELVKRSCSETSYQNKIGFVITLFGMVPQLLMILFSYAQILRICLSASKESQAKAVQTCTPHILAVINNAVGWLFEFISSRFNMSHVPYNARIFLSLYLLIFPPLCNPVIYGISIQTIRVLIFKQFITCKNKLTPL from the coding sequence ATGGAGAATGGATCAgtggtgacgtcattcatattgAGGGCATACACTGAACTGGAGAACCATAGATATCTATACTTCACAAGCTTCCTGTTATTGTTCTTCCTTATGATATTAACAAATATACTTCTTATTATAGTAATTTACATTGAGAGAAGTCTCCATGAACCCAtgtacttttttgtgtgtaatttagcaGTTAATGGACTTTATGGCAGCTTATCTGTATTACCGTCAGTCCTTGTTAATTTAATGTCTCATACTTATGAAATATCTCTGACCAGTTGTCTTTTACAGATATtttgtatacacacatatggtGTAGGTGAATTTACTATCTTAGGCATTATGGGCTATGACCGTTATGTCGCCATTTGTCATCCATTACACTATCACCAATTAATGTCTCTTAGAAAAGTGTGCATCCTTATTGCATTGTCCTGGATTTATCCATATGTTCTTTTTGgactttttttcaaattaactGTAGAGCGTACATTTTGTGACAGGATCATGGAAAAGATGTATTGTATCAATTTTGAATTAGTCAAACGTTCTTGTTCTGAAACCTCTTATCAGAACAAAATTGGGTTTGTTATAACTCTTTTTGGAATGGTTCCGCAGCTGCTCATGATACTATTTTCATATGCCCAAATACTCAGAATCTGCCTGTCTGCTTCTAAGGAATCTCAGGCCAAAGCTGTTCAGACATGCACCCCACACATACTGGCTGTGATTAACAATGCAGTGGGATggctttttgaatttatttcaagCCGTTTCAACATGAGTCATGTACCGTATAATGCTCGCATATTCCTATCCCTTTACCTTCTGATATTTCCCCCATTGTGTAATCCTGTCATTTATGGAATTAGCATTCAAACCATCCGGGTTCTTATTTTCAAACAATTCATTACGTGTAAAAATAAGTTAACCCCACTGTAG